GAGGAGAGGATAAACCGTATCACTTATCGCAACCACTCCCTCTTTCGAATACTTGCCTTTTCTGTAAACAGAGACGTACCTTTTTCTGACCAATCTGTCAAATATCTTCCTCTCCTTCTCGGTAAGAACCCTTTGTATAACATCGGGTGTCCTCTGTTCAAACCGTATTCTGTTGATCTTCTTGAGGACATCCATCTCTTCCTCAGATAGCGAGGGGGAAGATTGTTGGTCATTTTTTTCGACCTGATTAAACATAGAACGATAGATACTTCTATCGAGGAGAAGATACATCCCTCTACGCAACCGAATAAGGACGGGATGTTTTATGTCATCAGGAACGTTCATAACAGATTACCCCTACCTATATAAAAAGTCTTTTTCTCACTATCTCACCATTAGGCTCCTTCTCTTCGAATATCTCCCCTTGGAACTTGTAGATCCGTACGTTAGCGCTGAGCCACATGTTTCTCGGTAATCCTGCTTTCATGCACAGGTTTTCTAAAAATTCCTTAGGTGTCCAGTTGTACTCTACAGGGACCTGAGGCAACAGCAGACCAGAAGCCAACCCGTATTCAATGATCAACCCATCCTTACCTATCTTGACATGTTTCGGATACTCGGAAGGGTCGCCGACCTTTATCAATTCCGGAACCGTCAGTACAGTAACCTCAAAAGTAACACTGTCCAACTCCTCCTGTTTCATGGGCGGGAACCGTGGGTCCTCGACCGCCGCGGCAATAGCGTTATCAACCACTGCCCGGGCTAAAGGTTTGTAAGGTCTCGGATAACCTATGCAGCCGCGTAGTTCGTTATCGGGATAGGTGCGTATGGTGACGAACACACCCCGTAACTCGTTGAGTTCGTCTTCATCTTTATCCGGAACGATTCTGGTCCCGTGACTCAGGTATTGTTCTACAGCGCGTCTGCTCAATCTTACCAGATATCTGCCGGTTTCATCGCTGACCATGAATTAGATAAAGATACTATTGTTTAAAAATCTATTGAAAAGATTGTTCGAAAGGTGAAACTGAAAAACAAAAAGGAAGAGAAAAAGGGTTTAGAACAGTTCCTCTAATGTCTTCTTCTTTTTCTTCAGGACGTCTGCGATCGCGTCCTTGGCACCGAGCCCGAAAGCAAGACCTATTGCCAGTCCTACACCCAATGCCAATCCCTGCACCACTGCAGTTACCACGTTGTTAAGCACTATGGCATTCAGGAATTTTACCGAATTCAAAGCAATCGTTACACCGATTATCGCTATCAACACCTCGACAACTATGCCCCATGTCTTGGCCATCGTTATCTTACTCTTCTTTATGTTGTTGCTTACGTATTCACCGATCAGCAGGGTCGCGATGATTATTATCGTTGCCTTGAGAAGTTCTGCAGTCACCAGCATCGCAGAGTGTGTGAACGTCACCAGACCTGGCAGATGGAAGTACTGTGCAGCGCTTACCGCGAACGCCAGAAAAACGAGCACTTCAACAAAGACCTTTGATATCCCTGTGATGGTGAACCCGAGTAATCCCTTGTGAAGGTTGTACTCTTTGATCCTCTTATCTATCTCCAACTTATTTACTGCCCAGGCAGTCAGGATCCCTAGGACCCATGCCACGACCGAACCTATGATCAGGATGACGATCCCTATCCCGACATCTATAGCTCCACTGATCAACCTGTCACCCAGGTACGGATACTGTGTAAGAAGCGTCGATACTATATCTCCCATGTAGCATCACCTCGTAAATCACTAAAACAGCAACTCTTTAAAACCTTTTTATGGCGGATTGTATGGAGGAATGTGTTCCAACAAAAATCCCAAACACACGTACGTGCAAGAAAATACGAAAAAGAAAAAGGAAGATGATTAACATCACTCTTCATCCCAATCCTCTTCTTCATCATCCCAATCAAAATCTTCATCCCAATCCTCTTCTTCATCATCCCAATCAAAATCATCGTCGTCGTACATCCACAACGGTTTCATACATACCACCCTCCCCTTCTTTACGGAAAGGTAACGTGGGAATTTTTTAAGGCATCTTTATAAAAACCTTTCGGTTAACTCATTATAATCGATAGGTGGTTCGATGGTAGAAGTTGTGAAAGGCGATGTTTATAGAGTAGTGATCGAAGCGGTTGTCGGTAACAACGAGGGATTGGCGCATATAGACGGATTCCCAGTCTATGTAAAAGGCGTTTCTAAAGGAGATGTGGGAAAGACATTTAAAGTGGAGGTATTAAGTGTAAAGAAGTATCATTGTACTGCAAGGAAGGTGTGAAAATGGATATAAAGACTTGTCTCGTAATCCTGCTTCTGTTGGGAAGTGCTGTACACGCAGATTTCGAGTTTATCGAAATCATCAACGGTACCGGTATAAACGGGTCAAAACCTTACAAGATATTCGGCAATCCTATAACGGTAACCGTCGGAGATAAGGTGTACGTAGGTGACAGGGATGACGGGATAGTGTACGAGATGGAAGGCAACGAGAAGGATGAAAAGATAGGTAAAGACCAACTTATCGATTTTCATAGCATCGCGTATCTGAACGGTCGGTTGTTCGTATGCTCACCGAGCGACCGCACTGTGTACGTGCGCAAGTCTTCTGTATCGTTGCGCGTCTTTGCAGAAGACAACAGGTTCTATCAGTCACCTTTGTCGATAGCGCACTACAACAACACGTATTACATTCTATCGAACGACAAACGGATATACGTATATGACGAAGATGAATCGTATTTGGACAGCATATCCTTAAGATTCTATCCTGGCGAGTATATATCGTTCAACGATATGACGATTTATAACGGTCTATTCTACATGACCGATACGGCAAACCATAGGATCGATGTATTCCATCCTGACGGAACTTACAAAACAGGGTTTGGAAAGGACCTGTTCGAGGAACCTGCAGGGATATACGCAACATCTGACAGAATCTTTGCAACCGATTCAGAGCTTGGAAAACTCATGGTCTTCGACCCAAACGGACATGTTATAGATTCGGTCTCTTCGGTACCTGTAGATGAGGACACGAACATAACGTTCAAAGAACCTACTGATGTCTGGGTCAACGGCTCATACGTGTATGTAGTAGACCCTGAACTGAAAGGCGTCATCGTCCTCAATTATTCGGACTGGGTGACGGATAAAGCACTACCTATGATAAGTTCGGCAAACCGGTCTGTGTCACGGTTGACAGACCTGATGGGTTCTGCCGAAAGAATAGGCATAGATTGGGACACAAACCTTACCGACCGATTGGTAGAGGCGCAAGTCCTGGTTGAAAAACATGATAGGTCATCGTTGGATTTACTGAACACCGTCATTGAAGAAAGCGATGACGAATATTCAACGTTGTGTAATCTCATAATCAACAGGACAGAAGAGCTTAAATCATACTACGAAAACAGGTTGCGGGCATTACGGAGTTACAAGAACACTACCGAAGCGGATCAACAGATCATCGAACTGACGATCGCCATCGATGAAGGAAGATGTAAGGACGCTGCCGAGATAGCCGCTTCCTTGAACCGATCGATAGAAGAGCTTGAATCTGAGAGACCTGTGGATAACGCAGCCGTCACCGTAGAGGTAGGAAGAGAGAAGTTAGAACGGTTGGAAGATCGGTTGGAACGGGTCAAAGAGATGAATGAATGGTGCAGACAGGACGTAAACCTCTCCGCCGTAGAGATGATGATCATGGTAGCCGAATCAAAGGAGTCTACAGGTCAACCTATCGATAAGGATATCAAAAACATAAACGACACGCTGTCCGAAGTCGAATCCTACCTTAACGAGAAATGTCCCAAGGTCGCAGACGCCCTATCTTTCATCTCGGAAACTGAGGAGAAGATGAAGAATACAACAGAAAACCTGGAACGTTTGGCTTACGCACGCACCATAGTTTATGATGACCCTGACGGTGCGGTTCAGGTATGCGAATCGATACTCGCGGGAGAACCCGACGACATGGTGTCCCTTCTAATCCCAACAGTCCTGATAGTGTTGATAATCGTCCTATCTTACATCTACCTGCACAGACATGTTAAACCTTGAATAGAAGCAGGGCTGCTAACGAGGAAAATGCAGCACCCCATACAAACGTATAGATAGGGTTTATACTCCAGAGCTGACCGGCTATCAAACCGGAAGGTAATGCTGTGATACTTGTCACACCGTGGTATATACCGAACGCTGCACCGCGTGTTTTCTGGTCCGTCAAATCGGATACAAAGGCTCGTTGGTTCGCGTTCACGACCGCGTTAGCGACGCCGTAAAGAACAAACGGTATTATCAGGAAAAATACGTTGTTGACTGTGACGAATGCCAGGATAAAGGTTAAACAACTCAACCCGAACACCGAGTAACCAAAGACAAGGACACGTTTTCTACCGTACCTGTCGGACAGTTCACCCATCGGTTTAGCGAGAAGCGCATACACGACATTGAAGAGCACGTAGTAAGCGGTAGAGAGGACCTCTGACCCGAACATATCTTTCACACCCAAAAGAAAGAACATGTAACTGAAATTGGCAAGCGCAAAAACAAAGGATACAATAACGAAGAGTTTGAACCTTTTCGATACAGGATGATTGTCCTTCTTCCTAAACTTGTGAGGTACTGGCTCTTTAACACGTAACAGAGGGATCAAAGAAAATAAAGAGATGGCTCCGGCTATCAAAAGTATCGTACCCGGAGACAGTGAGAACTGCCAGATTAGGATAAGGGCTAACGTTGACCCTATCACCGCACCGAACGTGTCCAATGCCCTATGGATACCGAACCCTTTACCGTGGGCTCTAGGCATCGATTCTGCAACTATTGCATCACGGGCAGGTGTCCTGACACCTTTACCTACTCTGTCCAAGGACGTAAGAACAAGGGCTACCGGCCAGGTCCTGGAGAACGCAAGCAAGAACTTTGACAACGAAGAAGTAAGGTAACCGGCATAGATAAACGGTTTACGTTTACCCAACCGATCTACCGCATACCCGGAGACGAGTTCCAAAGCGCTTGCAAAGAATTTACGAGACCCAGAAACCAGACCGATCACTATGCTGGATGCACCCAGATTCATAAGAAAGATAGGTAACACGGGACTGATCATCTCACTACTTATATCGTTGACCATGCTTGTTAGACCCAGATAGATAACGTTCCTGCCGAACCGATTTCTTCCGGACACCTTTCCCTTTGACATAGAAGATAA
The nucleotide sequence above comes from Candidatus Micrarchaeota archaeon. Encoded proteins:
- a CDS encoding TIGR00296 family protein, which produces MVSDETGRYLVRLSRRAVEQYLSHGTRIVPDKDEDELNELRGVFVTIRTYPDNELRGCIGYPRPYKPLARAVVDNAIAAAVEDPRFPPMKQEELDSVTFEVTVLTVPELIKVGDPSEYPKHVKIGKDGLIIEYGLASGLLLPQVPVEYNWTPKEFLENLCMKAGLPRNMWLSANVRIYKFQGEIFEEKEPNGEIVRKRLFI
- a CDS encoding MFS transporter; the protein is LSSMSKGKVSGRNRFGRNVIYLGLTSMVNDISSEMISPVLPIFLMNLGASSIVIGLVSGSRKFFASALELVSGYAVDRLGKRKPFIYAGYLTSSLSKFLLAFSRTWPVALVLTSLDRVGKGVRTPARDAIVAESMPRAHGKGFGIHRALDTFGAVIGSTLALILIWQFSLSPGTILLIAGAISLFSLIPLLRVKEPVPHKFRKKDNHPVSKRFKLFVIVSFVFALANFSYMFFLLGVKDMFGSEVLSTAYYVLFNVVYALLAKPMGELSDRYGRKRVLVFGYSVFGLSCLTFILAFVTVNNVFFLIIPFVLYGVANAVVNANQRAFVSDLTDQKTRGAAFGIYHGVTSITALPSGLIAGQLWSINPIYTFVWGAAFSSLAALLLFKV